The Brassica oleracea var. oleracea cultivar TO1000 chromosome C6, BOL, whole genome shotgun sequence genome includes a region encoding these proteins:
- the LOC106298866 gene encoding endoplasmic reticulum metallopeptidase 1-like produces the protein MAFSRRLSSGDATGFKFLFSVAFLYASMAAIAYFVVHMKHISPLPFDAPLDQFSEARAVEHIRVLSEENSGRQEGRPGLREAATYIKTQLEMVKERAGPNLRVEVEEAQVDGSFSMMFIGHSISLGYRNHTNILMRISSMHSHDKDASVLMNAHYDSPINSPGAGDCGSCVASLLEIARLVVDSGWAPPRPIIFLFNGAEELFMLGSHGFMTQHKLKDTVGAFINLEASGTGGIDLVCQSGPGSWPSNVYSQAAVYPMAQSSAQDIFDVFPGDTDYRMFAEDYGDIPGLDIIFLLGGYYYHTSFDTIDRIIPGSMQARGENLISVLKAFTSSSKLKVASERKSLDVDVDSDNFERAVLFDYLTSFMVYYPKRVAMVLHNIPAALFLFAPFFLYMREPGTHPFLSVFWAFLKGFIHHTAGILLGVIFPVLFSVIRLLFANPMSWFAHSYLAFLMFIPCSVFGLLLPRTISDRVSHCQSFSSKKIMKVETSDEARFWGAFGLYAFVTSAYFFAGLGGGFLTFVICVSMLLGWIAFCLSVKSFDYDSIKSPMFYVIALAPCLLYSVYFGGFLALFLIEKTGMIGVPPPFGFYLADVAVAAVIGLVTGLCMGPIIPICDRWLAKSSILKFLLHFTVAMLAVSSQFFPYSKDAPKRVVLQHTVFSAGGNEITDSTYDLAVVDSNSMEFVFKHAPEVAEKLHAGSPSFPLGNAEVSPQEAWLALFPVSCVVTKNGRFPAKVNKILERYSHFPLLKTHKPPTRLEDGTRRVHLELSLGSLEEIWVTVLNITGPLSGWSFADGKLPAPELPEGGPPSYLLRLSGNSSEKWIFWLEANSEEEVRVDVAVLDQRLDEETRNLKSLFPGWSDVIAYTSFLSTYFF, from the exons ATGGCGTTTTCGAGGAGGCTGAGCTCTGGAGACGCCACTGGCTTCAAGTTCCTCTTCTCAGTCGCTTTCCTCTACGCTTCAATGGCAGCCATTGCTTACTTCGTCGTCCACATGAAACATATCTCGCCGCTTCCCTTTGACGCGCCTCTCGATCAGTTCTCCGAAGCTAGAGCCGTCGAGCACATTCGTGTCTTGTCCGAAGAGAACAGCGGTCGTCAG GAAGGACGACCTGGGCTTAGAGAAGCTGCAACTTACATAAAAACACAGTTGGAGATGGTCAAGGAGAGAGCTGGTCCTAATCTAAG GGTTGAGGTGGAGGAGGCTCAGGTGGATGGCTCCTTTAGCATGATGTTTATTGGCCACAGCATATCACTTGGATACAGAAACCATACTAATATTCTTATGCG AATCTCTTCGATGCATTCTCATGACAAGGATGCATCTGTATTGATGAATGCACATTATGACAGCCCTATCAACTCCCCTGGAGCTGGTGACTGTGGGTCATGTGTAG CTTCGCTGCTTGAAATAGCAAGACTGGTTGTGGATTCTGGATGGGCCCCGCCTCGGCCTATAATTTTCCTCTTCAATGGTGCCGAAGAGCTTTTTATGCTG GGCTCACACGGCTTCATGACGCAGCATAAGTTGAAAGACACCGTTGGAGCGTTTATAAACCTGGAAGCTTCTGGGACAGGGGGTATTG ATTTGGTCTGCCAATCAGGGCCTGGCTCCTGGCCGTCCAATGTCTACTCTCAAGCTGCAGTATATCCTATGGCGCAGAGTTCTGCACAG GATATATTCGACGTATTTCCTGGAGACACCGACTACAGAATGTTTGCAGAAGACTATGGTGACATTCCTGGGCTAGACATTATCTTCCTTCTTGGTGGTTACTACTACCATACTTCCTTTGATACTATTGACAGAATAAT ACCTGGAAGCATGCAAGCGCGTGGAGAAAACTTAATCAGTGTGCTTAAAGCCTTCACGAGCTCTTCTAAATTGAAGGTTGCAAGTGAAAGAAAGTCTCTTGACGTGGATGTTGACAGTGACAATTTTGAAAGAGCGGTCTTATTTGATTACTTAACAAGTTTCATG GTGTACTATCCAAAAAGAGTGGCCATGGTACTTCACAACATTCCAGCTGCTTTGTTTCTTTTTGCTCCTTTCTTTTTGTATATGCGGGAACCTGGGACACACCCTTTCTTATCAGTCTTCTGGGCTTTCTTGAAAG GATTTATACACCATACCGCTGGGATTTTACTTGGTGTCATATTCCCTGTTCTGTTTTCAGTCATCAGATTGTTATTTGCTAATCCCATGAGCTG GTTTGCTCATTCATACTTAGCTTTCTTGATGTTCATCCCCTGCTCAGTTTTTGGTCTTTTACTTCCAAGAACTATCTCTGATCGCGTCTCACATTGTCAAAGTTTTTCATCTAAGAAGATTATGAAAGTT GAAACATCTGATGAAGCAAGGTTTTGGGGAGCATTTGGGCTCTACGCTTTTGTAACTTCG GCATATTTTTTCGCCGGATTAGGTGGAGGGTTCTTGACTTTTGTCATCTGCGTTTCTATGCTGTTGGGGTGGATTGCTTTCTGTTTATCTGTCAAGTCATTTGACTATGATTCTATCAA GTCACCCATGTTTTATGTGATAGCTCTTGCTCCATGCCTTCTGTATTCTGTCTATTTTGGTGGTTTCCTTGCACTGTTTTTGATTGAGAAGACAGGAATGATTGGAGTTCCACCCCCTTTTG GGTTTTATCTCGCAGATGTAGCAGTAGCTGCAGTTATTGGACTTGTCACTGGCTTGTGTATGGGCCCAATAATACCAATTTGTGATCGTTGGCTAGCCAAATCTTCTATCTTGAAGTTCTTGCTGCACTTTACTGTGGCTATGTTGGCTGTGTCATCACAGTTCTTTCCTTATAGCAAAGATGCACCTAAGAGAGTTGTACTTCAACATACAGTCTTCTCTGCAG GTGGAAATGAAATCACAGACTCAACTTACGATTTAGCAGTCGTTGATTCAAATTCTATGGAGTTCGTTTTTAAGCATGCTCCAGAGGTGGCGGAGAAACTTCATGCTGGCAGCCCTTCTTTTCCATTGGGCAACGCTGAAGTGTCTCCTCAGGAAGCTTGGCTG GCACTTTTCCCTGTTTCCTGTGTAGTAACAAAGAATGGGAGGTTCCCTGCTAAAGTTAACAAGATTTTGGAACGATATAGCCATTTTCCTCTCTTGAAAACTCACAAACCACCAACAAGATTAGAAGACGGAACTCGCAGAGTTCATCTGGAACTCTCTCTCGG CTCGCTGGAGGAGATATGGGTCACGGTTCTGAACATAACTGGGCCATTATCAGGATGGTCCTTTGCAGATGGCAAACTTCCAG CTCCTGAACTCCCAGAGGGCGGTCCTCCGTCTTACCTATTGAGACTGAGTGGCAACAGCAGTGAGAAATGGATCTTCTGGTTAGAG GCTAATAGCGAAGAAGAAGTGAGAGTAGATGTAGCTGTTCTTGATCAACGTCTTGATGAAGAAACTAGAAATTTGAAAAGTCTTTTCCCTGGATGGTCGGACGTCATTGCCTACACTAGCTTTCTTTCTACTTACTTCTTCTAA
- the LOC106298001 gene encoding uncharacterized mitochondrial protein AtMg00310-like, which translates to MSSAIARFWWSAKQNNRGLHWIAWDKICVPKTEGGLGFRDLKSFDLTLLAKQMWRLVQHPSSLLAKVLKGRYFRNSNPIDVEKASNHSYVWRSLMAAKPLLKSGLRKSIGSGYNTRV; encoded by the coding sequence ATGTCTAGTGCGATTGCACGATTCTGGTGGAGTGCCAAGCAAAACAATCGTGGTCTACACTGGATAGCATGGGATAAAATCTGCGTACCAAAAACTGAAGGTGGTTTGGGATTTCGCGACTTGAAAAGTTTCGACCTCACCCTGCTAGCTAAACAAATGTGGAGACTTGTGCAACATCCTTCGTCTCTACTAGCTAAAGTTCTGAAAGGGAGATACTTTCGTAATTCAAATCCGATTGATGTCGAGAAAGCTAGTAATCACTCGTATGTATGGCGCAGCTTAATGGCGGCGAAACCCCTCCTGAAATCTGGTCTGCGGAAGTCTATAGGCTCTGGGTACAATACTAGAGTGTGA